A window of Hordeum vulgare subsp. vulgare chromosome 5H, MorexV3_pseudomolecules_assembly, whole genome shotgun sequence genomic DNA:
CGCCGCCATTGCTACCCGCAGCCCCTACGGCTTCGAGATCTCCTCACTCTATATTTTTCTACATCTATGTGAAGGTGCCTTCATCAACTGCTCACTCACTCTCCTCGAGCAAAATGATGGGCTTCACGGCGCTCTCACCGCtgcttttcctcttcttcgctctCGTCATCCTCAAACTGGTCATCGGTCGCTACGCGTCACCGACCCGCTTGCAGCGGCTGCCACCCGGCCCATGGCAACTGCCGCTCATCGGCAGCCTACACCACCTCCTGCTGTCGCGCTCCGGGGACCTGCCCCACCGGGCCATGCGCGACCTATCCCGCGCCCACGGCCCGCTCATGCTCCTCCAGCTCGGCGCCGTGCCCACGCTCGTCGTCTCCTCCGCCGAGGCCGCCAGGGAGGTCATGAAGACCCACGACGCCGCCTTCGCCAGCCGCCACCTCAGCGCCACGCTCGACATCATCAGCTGCGGCGGCAAGGGCATCCTCTTCTCCCCCTACAACGACCGCTGGCGCGAGCTCCGCAGGATCTGCGTGCTCGAGCTCTTCAGCCAGCGCCGCGTGCTCTCCTTCCGCCCCGCACGTGAGGACGAGGTCGCGCGCCTCCTGCGCGCGGTGTCTGACGGCTGCCGCGGCGGCCATGCCGTCAACCTCAGCGAGATGATGTGCCGCATGACCAACGATTCCGTGGTACGCGCCGCCATCGGCGGGAGGTGCCACCACCGCGACGAGTTCTTGCACGAGCTCGACGAGGCCGTGCGCCTCACCGGCGGCATCAACCTCGCCGACCTGTACCCGTCGTCGCGGCTCGTGCGCAGGCTCAGCGTCGCCGCGAGGGACATGGTCAGGTGCCAGAGGAACATCTACCGCATCATGCAAAGCATCATACAAGAacgcgccggcgcgccggcgcccGAGAGAGACGAGGACCTGCTCGGCGTCCTCCTCAGGCTGCAGAAGGACGGCGGCCTGCAGTTTGAACTCACCACAGAGATCATCAGCACCGTCATCTTCGTAAGATCCTCACTCTCAGCCATCCTTTACAGCACAGCTTTGAAAATATGTGTGTGCGCCTTGTATATAACAAGTCGAATGGTAACCAACTGCAGGACATATTTTCTGCCGGGAGCGAGACATCATCGACGACGCTAGAATGGGCCATGTCGGAGCTTATGAGAAACCCACGAGTTCTCCACAAGGTGCAGTCGGAGGTGAGAGAGGCCTTCAATGGGCAAGAGAAGCTCACCGAGGACGACATCGTTAAGGTAAGGCTGGGTTATCTCCACCTAGTAATCAAGGAGGCCCTGAGGTTGCACCCGCCGGCGGCGCTCCTGCTCCCACGGGAGTGCCGGGAGACGTGCCGGGTGATGGGCTACGACGTGCCCAAGGGCACCAAGGTGTTCGTCAACGTGTGGGCGATGGGAAGGGACGACATGTACTGGGGTGACGCCGAGGCATTCAGGCCCGAGAGGTTCGAGAACAGCACCGTCGACTTCAAGGGCGCCGACTTTGAGTTCCTCCCCTTCGGAGCTGGCCGGAGGATGTGCCCAGGCATGTCGCTCGGGATGGCCAACATGGAGCTGGCGCTCGCTAGCCTCCTTTTCCACTTCGACTGGGAGCTGCCCTCTGGCGTCGGGGCCGAAGACATGGACATGACGGAGACCTTCGGTATTACGGTGAGAAGGAAGTCCAAGCTGTGGGTGCATGCAAAACCCCACGTCCCATGTGCGAAATGATTTGTTTGTTGGCAATGCAAGTAGGGATTGGTACATCTGGCCAATACATTGGTCTGGCGGGCCTTGCATGATTGAATACACTGTCTAAATCTCGGCCGGCAGTTGTATATGTATTATGTACACATTTGTTTCTTTGTCGAAGAGTTTTGATTGTATCGATGCAGAACAGTATTCATCAGCTAGAAAGCTTCGTGGCCACACAAGTAGAGATGGCACTGCAGGGTATGGTACGGGTGGGATCTTTCCGTATCGAGTTTTACCCGTCCCACCTGAGTTACTCATCATAATTATTCATATCCGTTAACGAATATAATTTCTTCCATACCTGTTACTACACATGCATATAATCTTTCCGTTAATGAATTACACATGTTTGCAAACAACTTATAATCATAAGCTGCATCAAGTAATATAGTTTAGAAAAATAGGTTACAACAACAACTTATATTTATAAACAATATCATATAATCATAAACAATAACACATAGGGATACCCTTTCACTTCAAAAATTCTTGACATGGTGTAGATTGTGGAAATAATTTTAAGTTTACATACATTTTATATGGATACGTGGGTATATATGTGGACatgggttatatgatcccataTCCGTACCCGCTCTATCCGATGTTTTTCAGATTTTCATATTTATATATCCATGATAAATTACTGTCTCATATCCTTATCCTAATAGGATTTTTACCCGTATAATACATGGGTAATGGATACCCATTGTCATCCCTACACACAAGTTTCTTTCTTGATGCTGACAATTTATTTTTTTTTCCTTCGGGTTTATTGCTCCCTCATATTTTATGTCAAATAATGACTATAGAATTaattagaaaaattccaaaaaatataaGTTGTATGTCAAAAAAATATAGTTTTTTCAAAAATTTATTCGAAAGAACTTTTTGAATGATATTATTTTTGTGCTATATAACTATTTTTTTGCTATTTAAATTTAAGATCAAATTTGGTTTAAAATACAACAAAGACTAATAAACCCAGACGAAAGAAGTTGTGTATATATACGGTAACTACACATGCAGGAATTTATTATGTAGATGTACATGCGTTCAATAAATTGCTTTAGACACTAAGTTCAGATAGAAATCCATTGATGTGATTTCTATGATATAACACATTATTAGTTAGTCAAATTAAAGACCTAGAATTACACGCATACCCCGTCATGGTACCCTCTGattactactcccttcgttcctaaatataagacattttagagattgtactataaattacatacggatgtacatagacatactttagaatatagattcattcattttgctccgtatatagtctCCTAGTAAAttttttaaaaggtcttatattttgaaatggagggagtaattaCTAAAATAAATCACATCGAGCAACCCCTTTTAGGGAGCAATAGTATCACGCTATGACAAGGTAGGAAGGTGACCTAGCATCGAAGAGAGTCATTCTGTGTTGTTGACACACGAGAAGAGGGATTTGACACCATAGTCGCTTCTGGCTAGCACACATGAGGAAGGTTCTCCGATATTTCCCTAGGCGCACGTGAGGGTAGCACACCACCTATCCCGCTCGTTATCCAATCATGTGTGAGGAACTGAGGATGACATCATTGCCCAACATTAGGGCATGTTCGATGATGGCATATGGATACATATGCCTTATGATAAAAAAAACAAATTGAGGCATCTATATTAACCTTTTCTTTTTAATGCAAGTTACTATCAGAATGCCTCATCAAAGACTAAAAAATAAAAACTCTAATATACACG
This region includes:
- the LOC123396013 gene encoding zealexin A1 synthase-like, which gives rise to MMGFTALSPLLFLFFALVILKLVIGRYASPTRLQRLPPGPWQLPLIGSLHHLLLSRSGDLPHRAMRDLSRAHGPLMLLQLGAVPTLVVSSAEAAREVMKTHDAAFASRHLSATLDIISCGGKGILFSPYNDRWRELRRICVLELFSQRRVLSFRPAREDEVARLLRAVSDGCRGGHAVNLSEMMCRMTNDSVVRAAIGGRCHHRDEFLHELDEAVRLTGGINLADLYPSSRLVRRLSVAARDMVRCQRNIYRIMQSIIQERAGAPAPERDEDLLGVLLRLQKDGGLQFELTTEIISTVIFDIFSAGSETSSTTLEWAMSELMRNPRVLHKVQSEVREAFNGQEKLTEDDIVKVRLGYLHLVIKEALRLHPPAALLLPRECRETCRVMGYDVPKGTKVFVNVWAMGRDDMYWGDAEAFRPERFENSTVDFKGADFEFLPFGAGRRMCPGMSLGMANMELALASLLFHFDWELPSGVGAEDMDMTETFGITVRRKSKLWVHAKPHVPCAK